The genomic DNA TTCATCCTCTACATCCTGCGATGCTAAAAAGCGTACGCGGCTTTCGTCGTAATCGCCAATAAACTTTTTCAGGTGATCGATCTGGTTGTTTTCGCAACCCAAACCCAACACAAAAACACCACCGGCATTCGGGTGATTGATCACATCAGCCAGTGCTTTTTGCGTATTCACATGATCGTCGCCCAACTGCGAGCAACCATAGCTGTGTTTAAACACTTCTACCCCATCAATATCGGTAGGATTTACTTCCTGCTTAAACAAATCGATAATCTGCTGCGCCTGTCCGTTCACACAACCAACTGTTGGCACAATCCACAGCTCGTTACGAATTCCCACCTTTCCATTGTCACGTTTATAGCCCTCGAAAGTAAGCTCCCGTTCAGCAACGGCCAGTTCGTTCAATTTCTGATCGAAAGAATAATTGATGGTGCCCGAAAGATTTGTTTTCAGGTTCTGAACATGTATGTGTTCTCCGGCTTCGATGGCTTGTGTAGCATGACCAATCGGCGCACCATATTTGATAATATCCTCGTTTTCGGCAATTGCAACAAGTGCCATTTTGTGGCCTTTCGGAACATCACCAACAACCGTCAGTTTCTGTCCGTCAACCTCAATGATTTTACCTGCCGTAAAATCCTTTAAGGCGATGATCACATTGTCGGTTGGATTTATTTTTATGTAGTCTGCCATTTCTGTTTTTAAAAGTTTCTCGCAGATTTCGCGGAAAACGCAGATACGTTTTTAATTAATTTCAGCGAAATCAGCGAGAAAGACATTGTTTAATTGCTCATTTTATCAATGGTTATCTGCATCAGCGGATTGTCTTCGCTAAGCACCGCTTTAACCGCTTTTTTCATGCCCACCTGCGTAATCAGAAACAGGTAGTGACTAACGGTAATCGTGAGGTTTGGAATATCATTCAGGTTTTGTTTCCAAACTTTATCAAGGCTCAATACTTTTTCGCACAAATTGTAGATTGAAATCGGACGACCGTCACATTCGGCCCAGGCTTCTTTGTAGAAATCAACAATCCACTCATCATCCTGCACATTGTAAGCTTCGCCATTGGCCTCTCCTTTAAAATAAGCGATCATGGCAGCCAGCGAGAACACCAGCTTTTGTGGCAACATGCCGTGTTTTTGTTCGAAGTTAATCAGTGACGGCAGGTTCCGCGTTTCCCATTTCGACATGGCGTTTAAGGCAATACTTTGCCACTGGTGACGAATAAACGGATTGGCAAAACGCTCCAGAATCTTGTTGGCGAATTTCTTCAGTTCCTTTTCTGTTCCATCCAGAACCGTCAACACCTCATCGTAAACCAATTCCTTCATAAAACTACCCACCTCAAGGTTTTCGTAGGCATCGCGAACGGTTTCAATTCCGCTAAGGTACGACACCGCATAACTTCCGGTGTGACAACCGTTCAGCACCTGTACTTTTTGCTCGCGGAAACGTTTCATATCTTTTACAAACTTCACTTCCAGGCCGGCCTTTTCAGCTGGAAATTCATCCTGCACCCATTCCGGCGCTTCAATTACCCACAAGTGGAAATATTCGCCAACGACAACCAGGTTATCTTCGTAACCCAACTCCTCCTGAATTTCTTTGATCTCATCGCGTGGGAAACCCGGTACAATACGATCAACCAGTGTGCTACAGAAACAACAAGCTTCGTTCACCCAGTTGATAAAATCGTCGCCAAGATTCCATTTTTCGGCATGCTGCAATACAAATTTCTTGAGTATATCGCCATTACGGTCGATCAGCTCGCAGGCAAAAAAGATCAAACCTTTTGATTTGTCGCCATTAAATTCGTTGTAGCGCATGTATAACATGGCAGCCACTTTTGCCGGAAACGAATTCTGTGGATCCATATCCAGCGTATCGCTTTCTTCCCAGCTGATACCGGCTTCGGTAGTATTCGAAAACACAAAACGAAGATCGGGATTCAGAATACTTTCTTTGTACGATTCAAACTCGCTGTATGGGTTAATTCCTTTATTGATACAGTCAATCAGCGAAAATTCGGTTACCGGCTTTCCGTTTTTAATCCCTTTCAGGTAAACGTGGTAAAGCCCGTCCTGGTCGTTTAGCATATCAACCATACCGTTTGGCAGCGGCTGAACCACATCAACACCGGCGTTAAAACCGATCTCTTTGTTCATTTTATCAACGATCCAGTCGGTGAAAGCACGTAAAAAATTTCCTTCTCCAAACTGAAGTATGCGTGTTGGGTAACTAT from uncultured Draconibacterium sp. includes the following:
- a CDS encoding tagaturonate reductase, producing MKKLNRTSATETNSYPTRILQFGEGNFLRAFTDWIVDKMNKEIGFNAGVDVVQPLPNGMVDMLNDQDGLYHVYLKGIKNGKPVTEFSLIDCINKGINPYSEFESYKESILNPDLRFVFSNTTEAGISWEESDTLDMDPQNSFPAKVAAMLYMRYNEFNGDKSKGLIFFACELIDRNGDILKKFVLQHAEKWNLGDDFINWVNEACCFCSTLVDRIVPGFPRDEIKEIQEELGYEDNLVVVGEYFHLWVIEAPEWVQDEFPAEKAGLEVKFVKDMKRFREQKVQVLNGCHTGSYAVSYLSGIETVRDAYENLEVGSFMKELVYDEVLTVLDGTEKELKKFANKILERFANPFIRHQWQSIALNAMSKWETRNLPSLINFEQKHGMLPQKLVFSLAAMIAYFKGEANGEAYNVQDDEWIVDFYKEAWAECDGRPISIYNLCEKVLSLDKVWKQNLNDIPNLTITVSHYLFLITQVGMKKAVKAVLSEDNPLMQITIDKMSN